One Gimesia aquarii DNA segment encodes these proteins:
- the uvsE gene encoding UV DNA damage repair endonuclease UvsE: MKKKPTSQNSLRLGLCCQFLEEPIQFRNTTVKANSSMDRPAALEKLSRLCRENAVALQAALKYCVTHDIGCFRINSQILPLKTHPECGYETNDLPEGKEIVSLFKQCGKYAREHNLRTSFHPDQFVVLNSPRPDVVERSIAELEYQANVAEWVNADVINIHGGGAYGHKQSALKQFAKNLRRLSKRVRSRLTVENDDTTYTPSDLLPLCRETGIPLVYDVHHHRCLPDTLSIEEATNEALTTWNREPLFHISSPLEGWKGPKPQRHHDFISIKDVPHCWEKQELTIEVEAKAKELAVLKLKRSLKRRLG, translated from the coding sequence TTGAAGAAAAAGCCAACCTCTCAAAACTCGCTTCGCTTAGGGCTGTGTTGTCAGTTTCTTGAAGAACCGATCCAGTTTCGTAACACAACGGTCAAAGCCAACAGCAGTATGGATCGCCCGGCGGCTCTGGAAAAACTATCCCGTTTGTGTAGAGAAAATGCAGTTGCGTTACAGGCAGCACTTAAATATTGCGTAACACACGATATTGGCTGCTTTCGAATCAACAGTCAGATATTGCCTCTGAAAACTCACCCCGAATGTGGCTATGAGACGAATGACCTTCCCGAAGGGAAAGAGATTGTCTCACTATTCAAGCAGTGCGGAAAGTACGCCCGTGAACATAATCTTCGTACCTCGTTCCATCCTGATCAGTTTGTCGTGCTCAATTCACCGCGTCCCGATGTCGTAGAGCGTTCCATAGCAGAACTCGAATATCAGGCGAACGTCGCAGAGTGGGTCAATGCTGATGTGATCAACATCCATGGTGGTGGTGCCTATGGTCATAAACAAAGCGCCTTAAAACAGTTTGCCAAAAATCTGCGCCGTCTCTCGAAGCGGGTACGAAGTCGATTGACTGTTGAGAACGACGATACGACTTATACTCCGTCTGATTTGTTACCCTTATGCCGCGAGACAGGGATTCCTCTCGTCTATGATGTGCACCATCACCGCTGTCTACCCGATACGCTTTCTATTGAAGAGGCGACTAACGAAGCCCTGACAACCTGGAACCGAGAACCGTTGTTTCATATCTCCAGTCCATTGGAAGGCTGGAAAGGACCGAAACCGCAACGACATCATGATTTTATTTCAATCAAAGACGTCCCCCACTGTTGGGAAAAACAAGAACTCACTATCGAAGTCGAAGCCAAGGCGAAAGAACTAGCAGTGTTGAAGCTCAAACGGTCACTCAAGCGACGACTTGGTTGA